In Acidisarcina polymorpha, the DNA window CGCGTGCAGGCTTTCGACCAGGTTGTTCATCGACGTTTGTTGGTCCGGACTTGGCGTCAATACGAGGATCATGCGATTGAGAGAACGACCGCCTTCGACCGCGCCTAAGTCACGGGCGGACTTGACCGCTGCCGGCGTGGTTCCCGCCAAAGGCATACGCACAGCGGCGTTAATCTCATGAGTAATCCGAGACAAAGGAATGAATGAACTCGAACTGCGGCGGATTGCCCAGACAGATCACCTCACCGGCGCAGTAACGCGGCGGGGCTTTACGCTCGAAATGGAAAGAATCCTATCGAGATACAGGCGATGGAGACGTCCGGCTGCCCTGCTCTTGTTAGACATCGATGAATTCAAGCGGGTGAATGACACTTATGGCCATCCGACAGGCGATCTTGTCCTCCAAACCGTCTCTCGAGAGCTCGTGAGCCAACTAAGACACGGTGACATCTTGGGCCGACTAGGAGGCGAAGAGTTCGGGATCCTGCTGCAGAAAACAAGCGTCATACAGTCAGTTGAAACCGCGGAGCGTCTCCGCTTGCACCTCCAG includes these proteins:
- a CDS encoding GGDEF domain-containing protein; the encoded protein is MNELELRRIAQTDHLTGAVTRRGFTLEMERILSRYRRWRRPAALLLLDIDEFKRVNDTYGHPTGDLVLQTVSRELVSQLRHGDILGRLGGEEFGILLQKTSVIQSVETAERLRLHLQSVPVQHDPSIRITASFGIAPLDSQTASVQHWLAAADQAMYDAKQAGRNRSHCAGV